In Fretibacterium sp. OH1220_COT-178, the genomic window GCCTTCACCATCGCGTCCGCCGCCTCGATCGAACCCACAAGCCCCTTCGTCTCGATCATTCCCAAAGCCTGCATGTTGTTGTTCATCGTTCAGCCTCCAGGTTGGTCCACACCCATACGAAGTCGGCTCACTAGCCCTCGAGC contains:
- a CDS encoding BMC domain-containing protein — encoded protein: MNNNMQALGMIETKGLVGSIEAADAMVKA